The following are from one region of the Lacinutrix sp. Bg11-31 genome:
- a CDS encoding thiamine pyrophosphate-dependent enzyme, translating to MSTNSDLKKELSFNDFKAQVLEDYKIAVTSRECSLLGRREVLTGKAKFGIFGDGKEVPQLAWAKAFANGDFRSGYYRDQTFMMAIGALDIQTFFSGLYANTDLSLEPMSGGRQMGGHFSTFSLDENGQWNDLTKQKNSSADISPTAGQMPRLLGLAQASKIYRNVKGINTDKFSDKGNEIAWGTIGNASTSEGLFFETINAAGVLQVPMVVSVWDDDYGISVHARHQTTKENISEILSGFQRDNEAKGYEILRVKGWDYVALIETYQEAARIARTEHVPVLIHVNELTQPQGHSTSGSHERYKDKERLAWEAKTDCNVQLRKWMIETGISTDEELITIEKGIKKAVREGKKAAWNAYLNPILTERTEITAILSQVAASSTNRVFIEKINNDLLAILEPSRKDLVSASRRVLRYLVSENSAAKTQLIQWIDTYFSVVQPKYSSHLHNETASAAKHIREIKPIYDGSNEEVDGRVVLRDNFDAIFSKYPQSLIFGEDAGNIGDVNQGLEGLQEKYGELRVADVGIREATIIGQGIGMAMRGLKPIAEIQYLDYIMYALQIMSDDLATVHYRTKGRQKAPLIVRTRGHRLEGIWHSGSQLGGVLNLIRGIHVLVPRNMTKAAGFYNTLLESDEPALVVECLNGYRLKEKKPTNFGEFKTPIGVVETVKEGNDITILSYGSTLRIVQEVAKELLQVGIDVEVIDAQSLLPFDINHDVVKSLEKTNRLMIIDEDVPGGASAYLLDEILNKQNGYQYLDSAPKTLAAKQHRPAYGTDGDYFSKPSAEDIYEAIYEVMHENNPDDYPKLR from the coding sequence ATGAGCACAAATTCCGACTTAAAAAAAGAGTTATCCTTTAATGATTTTAAAGCACAAGTTTTAGAAGATTATAAGATTGCTGTTACAAGTCGAGAATGCAGCTTGCTTGGTAGACGAGAAGTTTTAACTGGTAAAGCCAAGTTTGGAATTTTTGGTGATGGAAAAGAAGTACCACAATTAGCTTGGGCAAAAGCCTTTGCAAATGGCGATTTTAGATCTGGATACTATAGAGACCAAACGTTTATGATGGCTATTGGAGCATTAGATATCCAAACCTTTTTCTCTGGTTTATATGCCAATACAGATTTATCTCTAGAACCAATGTCTGGTGGTCGCCAAATGGGTGGACACTTTTCTACTTTTAGTTTAGACGAAAATGGCCAATGGAACGACCTTACAAAACAGAAAAACTCAAGTGCAGATATTTCACCTACTGCAGGACAAATGCCAAGACTTTTAGGTTTAGCACAAGCCTCTAAAATTTACAGAAATGTAAAAGGAATTAATACTGATAAATTTTCTGATAAAGGAAATGAAATTGCTTGGGGAACTATAGGAAACGCAAGTACAAGTGAAGGCTTATTTTTCGAAACCATTAATGCTGCTGGTGTTTTACAAGTACCAATGGTTGTTAGTGTTTGGGATGATGATTATGGTATTTCTGTTCACGCAAGACACCAAACAACAAAAGAAAATATTTCTGAAATCTTAAGCGGTTTCCAACGTGATAATGAAGCCAAAGGCTACGAAATTCTTCGCGTTAAAGGTTGGGATTATGTTGCACTTATTGAAACCTATCAAGAAGCAGCTAGAATTGCAAGAACAGAACACGTTCCTGTTTTAATACATGTAAATGAATTAACGCAACCACAAGGCCACTCTACTTCTGGATCTCACGAACGTTATAAAGATAAAGAACGTTTGGCTTGGGAAGCAAAAACCGATTGTAATGTACAATTGCGTAAATGGATGATAGAAACCGGAATTTCTACAGACGAAGAATTAATAACTATAGAAAAAGGAATTAAAAAAGCAGTTAGAGAGGGTAAAAAAGCCGCTTGGAATGCTTACTTAAATCCAATTTTAACTGAGCGCACAGAAATTACTGCAATACTATCTCAAGTAGCAGCATCAAGTACTAATAGAGTATTTATTGAAAAAATTAATAACGATTTACTTGCTATTCTAGAACCTTCTCGTAAAGACTTAGTTTCTGCATCAAGACGCGTTTTAAGATATTTAGTTTCAGAAAATTCTGCTGCAAAAACACAATTAATACAATGGATCGACACTTATTTTAGTGTCGTTCAACCAAAATACAGTTCGCATTTACATAATGAAACTGCTTCTGCTGCAAAGCATATAAGAGAAATTAAACCTATTTACGATGGCAGCAACGAAGAAGTTGATGGTCGTGTGGTTTTAAGAGATAATTTTGATGCCATTTTTAGTAAATATCCGCAATCATTAATTTTTGGTGAAGATGCTGGAAATATTGGAGATGTAAATCAAGGTTTAGAAGGTTTACAAGAAAAATACGGAGAGTTACGTGTGGCAGATGTTGGAATTCGTGAAGCTACAATTATAGGTCAAGGTATAGGAATGGCAATGCGTGGTTTAAAACCAATTGCAGAAATTCAGTATTTAGATTATATCATGTATGCATTACAAATAATGAGCGACGATCTTGCCACAGTGCATTACAGAACAAAAGGTCGCCAAAAAGCACCATTAATTGTACGTACTCGTGGACATAGACTAGAAGGTATTTGGCATTCTGGTTCGCAATTAGGAGGCGTTTTAAACTTAATTCGTGGTATTCATGTTTTAGTACCAAGAAACATGACTAAAGCTGCTGGTTTTTATAACACGTTGTTAGAAAGCGACGAGCCTGCTCTAGTTGTAGAATGTTTAAATGGTTACAGATTAAAAGAAAAAAAACCTACTAATTTTGGAGAGTTTAAAACACCAATTGGTGTTGTAGAAACTGTAAAAGAAGGAAACGATATTACTATTTTATCTTACGGTTCTACCTTAAGAATAGTACAAGAAGTGGCAAAAGAATTATTGCAAGTTGGTATTGATGTAGAGGTTATAGATGCGCAATCTCTATTACCTTTCGATATAAACCATGATGTGGTTAAGAGTTTAGAAAAAACAAATCGTTTAATGATTATAGATGAGGATGTTCCTGGAGGCGCTTCTGCTTATTTGTTAGATGAAATATTAAACAAGCAAAACGGTTATCAATATTTAGATTCTGCACCAAAAACATTAGCAGCAAAACAACATAGACCTGCTTATGGTACAGATGGCGATTATTTCTCTAAACCTTCAGCCGAAGATATATATGAAGCTATTTACGAAGTAATGCACGAAAATAATCCTGATGACTATCCTAAATTGAGATAG
- a CDS encoding class I SAM-dependent methyltransferase, translated as MLTKKDKVQLRGNIFRHLDGIATATTMFSLHKKGVLAFLLKNKTVELSKLVSHFTANEGYLNVALRVLCSQGWLEQKLDNKNNTVTYSTNKNSETAFALAHLYEDAVTILNYAVHFPVEHIRSDAFIVLERVFKKYSDNYGLNKPEENTVEQQVLKHIEGCIVAPITVMLGVNGLFHKYFMEASFSAEEYHKDPESFKKILDFLSYLGWFKKKNGNYQFTDKGLFFAKRASAYGVTVSYLPTFLQLDELLFGNPLVLKSKDGETEKHVHREMNVWGSGGAHSTYFKVIDQVIIKLFNKPIDEQPKGILDMGCGNGAFIQHIFDVIEHQTLRGKMLEEYPLLLVGADFNKAALKVTRANLIKADIWAKVIWGDIGRPDLLAKDLREDYNIELKDLLNVRTFLDHNRIWEAPKKPTNRVSNSSGAFAYKGKRINNNLVEDSLLEHLQKWKPYVEQFGLLIIELHTIAPELTAKNISKTAATAYDATHGYSDQYILEVAIFNKVAEEAGLKPDPNHFSRFPDSELATVSVNLLKG; from the coding sequence ATGCTAACAAAAAAAGATAAAGTTCAACTAAGAGGAAATATTTTCAGACATCTTGATGGCATTGCAACTGCAACCACAATGTTTTCGTTACACAAAAAAGGTGTTTTAGCTTTTCTGTTGAAAAACAAAACAGTAGAACTCTCTAAACTAGTTTCACACTTTACAGCTAACGAAGGTTATTTAAATGTTGCACTTCGCGTACTCTGTTCGCAAGGTTGGCTAGAACAAAAATTAGATAACAAAAACAATACAGTTACCTATTCTACTAATAAAAACAGTGAAACTGCTTTTGCTCTTGCACACCTTTACGAAGATGCTGTAACTATTTTAAACTATGCAGTACATTTTCCTGTAGAACATATAAGAAGTGATGCCTTTATTGTTTTAGAACGTGTTTTTAAAAAATACAGCGATAACTACGGCTTAAATAAACCTGAAGAAAATACAGTAGAACAACAAGTTTTAAAACATATTGAAGGTTGTATTGTTGCACCAATTACGGTAATGTTGGGCGTTAACGGCTTGTTTCATAAATACTTTATGGAAGCTTCTTTTTCTGCAGAAGAATACCATAAAGATCCTGAAAGCTTTAAAAAAATATTAGACTTCTTAAGTTATTTAGGATGGTTTAAAAAGAAAAACGGGAACTACCAGTTTACAGATAAAGGTTTGTTTTTTGCCAAACGCGCTTCAGCCTATGGTGTAACCGTTTCTTATTTACCTACATTTTTACAGTTAGACGAGTTGCTTTTTGGTAATCCATTAGTGTTAAAATCTAAAGATGGTGAAACCGAAAAACATGTACACAGAGAAATGAATGTTTGGGGAAGTGGAGGCGCACATTCTACTTATTTTAAGGTAATAGATCAAGTAATTATTAAGCTTTTTAACAAACCTATAGACGAGCAACCAAAAGGAATTTTAGATATGGGTTGTGGTAATGGTGCTTTTATTCAACACATATTCGATGTGATAGAACACCAAACACTTCGCGGTAAAATGCTTGAAGAATATCCATTATTACTCGTTGGAGCAGATTTTAATAAAGCTGCACTAAAAGTAACACGAGCCAATTTAATAAAAGCAGATATTTGGGCTAAAGTAATTTGGGGAGACATTGGCAGACCTGATTTATTAGCAAAAGATTTAAGAGAAGATTATAATATTGAGTTGAAAGACTTATTAAACGTGCGTACTTTTTTAGATCATAATCGTATTTGGGAAGCTCCAAAAAAGCCCACAAATCGTGTAAGTAATTCGTCTGGTGCATTTGCATATAAAGGCAAACGTATTAATAATAACTTGGTTGAAGATTCTTTACTAGAACATTTACAAAAGTGGAAACCTTATGTAGAACAGTTTGGATTACTAATTATAGAATTACATACTATAGCGCCAGAATTAACAGCTAAAAACATTAGTAAGACAGCAGCAACTGCATACGATGCTACACATGGTTATAGCGATCAATATATTTTGGAAGTCGCTATTTTTAATAAAGTAGCAGAAGAAGCTGGACTAAAACCAGATCCAAACCATTTTTCTAGATTTCCAGATAGTGAATTAGCGACAGTAAGTGTAAATTTGCTTAAAGGATAA
- a CDS encoding DUF202 domain-containing protein: MINENNLTTGDWLAIERTKLANERTFLAYFRTFIVFLGSGFTILKLEFLTELKSLGIALLIIAPIILLIGLMRLFKVKNTIKKHYKV, encoded by the coding sequence ATGATAAACGAAAACAATCTAACCACAGGAGATTGGCTTGCCATAGAACGCACTAAACTTGCAAACGAACGTACTTTTTTAGCTTATTTTAGAACGTTTATTGTATTTCTAGGTTCTGGTTTTACCATATTAAAGCTAGAGTTTTTAACAGAGCTTAAAAGCCTTGGAATAGCATTGTTAATAATTGCTCCAATTATTTTATTAATTGGCTTAATGCGCTTGTTTAAGGTAAAAAACACCATTAAAAAGCATTACAAAGTGTAA
- a CDS encoding RDD family protein, with protein sequence MENKNLAGVFQRVKAATIDLFFLMMLLYSAMVLFNAFDGENSILRSSILVLIVLLYEPIMVSAFGASIGHMFCDIRVEKNDDSQNKIALHIAIIRFIVKTLLGTISLLTIGGDSKKRAIHDMIANSIVVYVGDDK encoded by the coding sequence ATGGAAAATAAAAACTTGGCTGGAGTGTTTCAAAGAGTAAAAGCTGCTACAATTGATTTATTTTTTTTAATGATGCTTTTGTATTCTGCAATGGTATTATTTAATGCTTTTGATGGAGAAAACAGCATCTTAAGATCCAGTATTCTTGTTCTAATTGTCTTGCTTTACGAGCCCATAATGGTTAGTGCTTTTGGAGCGAGTATTGGACATATGTTTTGCGATATTAGAGTCGAAAAAAATGATGATTCTCAAAACAAAATTGCATTACATATTGCTATAATTAGATTTATTGTTAAAACATTACTTGGTACAATATCATTACTTACAATTGGAGGAGATTCTAAAAAAAGAGCAATACATGATATGATTGCTAATTCGATTGTAGTTTATGTAGGAGATGATAAATAA
- a CDS encoding NAD(P)/FAD-dependent oxidoreductase has translation MLDYVVIGGAQAGLSMAYHLQLMKKKFVVIDGEGEIGASWLNRWDSLKLFTPTEYNHLPGLKFDAPKGHYPTKVEVANYFKSYVEEFNIPMQLNTLITSVRKTEKGFHITHKNGEIKAKNVVVATGPFHIPYTPPCHTKVSENTLQMHSNYYKSADQLQEGDALVVGGGDSGYQILNEVSKNESRTVYFSGDTTVRSLPQHILGKTLWWWFTLVGFLSYSKYSWIGKKINSSTQPVIGTDVKGILARKNVIAVGRTKDALNDNVIFENKKVSSIKNIIWATGYRPNFKWIEGLELDANSYPKNHRGVSNIKGLYFIGLPWMYTRGSATLGGVSKDASYLAKVMSGGK, from the coding sequence ATGTTGGATTATGTAGTAATTGGTGGAGCACAAGCAGGATTATCTATGGCTTATCATTTACAGTTGATGAAAAAAAAGTTTGTAGTTATCGATGGTGAAGGAGAAATTGGTGCTTCGTGGCTAAACAGATGGGATTCTTTAAAACTATTTACACCAACCGAATACAACCATTTACCAGGTTTAAAATTTGATGCTCCAAAAGGACACTATCCTACTAAAGTTGAAGTTGCCAACTATTTTAAATCTTATGTAGAGGAATTTAATATTCCAATGCAACTTAATACGTTAATTACGTCTGTTCGCAAAACCGAAAAAGGTTTTCATATTACACATAAAAATGGAGAAATTAAAGCCAAAAACGTTGTTGTAGCAACTGGTCCATTTCATATCCCTTATACACCTCCTTGCCATACTAAAGTGTCGGAAAACACATTACAAATGCATAGTAATTATTACAAAAGTGCAGACCAATTACAAGAAGGAGACGCCTTGGTTGTTGGTGGTGGAGATTCTGGATATCAAATACTAAACGAGGTTTCTAAAAACGAATCTAGAACCGTTTATTTCTCTGGAGATACTACCGTAAGATCATTGCCACAGCATATTTTAGGCAAAACATTATGGTGGTGGTTTACATTGGTTGGCTTTTTAAGTTATAGTAAATACAGTTGGATAGGAAAAAAAATTAACTCTTCTACACAACCAGTAATTGGTACAGATGTTAAAGGTATTCTTGCCAGAAAAAATGTAATCGCTGTTGGGAGAACTAAAGATGCTTTAAATGACAACGTTATTTTTGAAAACAAAAAAGTCTCTAGCATTAAAAATATTATTTGGGCAACAGGTTATAGACCAAATTTTAAATGGATAGAAGGCTTAGAATTGGATGCAAATAGTTACCCAAAAAACCATAGAGGAGTCAGTAATATAAAAGGTTTATATTTTATTGGCTTACCTTGGATGTATACTCGCGGTTCTGCTACTTTGGGTGGTGTTTCTAAAGATGCTAGTTATTTGGCTAAAGTAATGAGTGGTGGGAAATAG